A portion of the Sabethes cyaneus chromosome 3, idSabCyanKW18_F2, whole genome shotgun sequence genome contains these proteins:
- the LOC128742234 gene encoding nicalin-1 — translation MFEDANLADFFRGGLPYYLLIALPILIICSSNPVLAASEFGVQRMSQYDVHSAPYGCRTSALNMEAKSLYTWQTFRHCVITRFQDMTIDQFREIRAKAGGLVILLPEDVTSLSLEEKQHIHLLEQAMMVQEISIPVYFARYNPKLNEIINDVTKTSISAQQQHHQQQSSKQRESAISEILGSISANGYQIAVTGAGHSPNKQTKIPIIQGELTPTKHAAKSLDSESKLPLILLTAHVDTFGLIHGSLKNADVAVLLTLVELFSKLHASIPKYRLMFLVSESGSLLNFQGMKKWLESNLEENSLVQNAEFVICLDSIGRVLSNDNIFMHVSKPPKEGTSMNGFYRTLKAVAQRNGNVTVEGVHKKINLADTLLAWEHERFSMKRMPAFTLSSLKSHKDPVRNTIFEDDDEEDQLDRLETNVKILAETLASYIYNLPAENAGEIFSGSMAISKDNIRPWLNVRSSQQNNDLKYAFEKYLKNVKVTFEKPDAREPDFMLYDDRDAVLNIYNVKPAVFDLFLTFMIVAYLAVIYLAIFHFPKLYTFVCRMTVTKTKVN, via the exons ATGTTCGAGGATGCTAATTTAGCCGACTTTTTCCGTGGTGGATTACCATACTACCTGCTAATTGCATTACCGATTTTGATAATTTGTTCCTCGAATCCGGTATTGGCTGCAAGTGAATTTGGTGTGCAGCGCATGTCTCAGTACGATGTCCATAGTGCTCCTTACG gttgtCGCACATCAGCGTTGAATATGGAGGCCAAATCGTTGTACACTTGGCAAACCTTCCGGCACTGTGTAATTACCCGGTTTCAGGACATGACAATTGATCAGTTCCGCGAGATTAGGGCCAAAGCTGGTGGTTTGGTGATTCTGCTGCCGGAGGATGTCACGTCGCTCAGTTTGGAGGAGAAACAG CACATCCACCTGCTGGAACAGGCAATGATGGTGCAGGAAATTTCGATTCCGGTTTACTTTGCCCGCTACAATCCGAAGTTGAACGAGATTATAAATGATGTAACCAAAACTAGCATTTCCGCCCAGCAACAGCATCATCAACAACAGTCTTCCAAACAGCGAGAGTCGGCTATCAGCGAAATTTTGGGATCGATTTCCGCTAATGGATACCAAATAGCCGTAACCGGTGCCGGGCACAGCCCGAACAAACAGACCAAGATTCCGATCATTCAGGGTGAGCTGACACCCACTAAGCATGCTGCTAAGTCGTTGGATAGCGAGAGTAAACTTCCATTGATCCTTTTGACGGCCCATGTTGACACGTTTGGGTTGATTCATGGATCGTTGAAGAATGCCGATGTGGCAGTGCTACTCACCCTGGTTGAACTGTTCAGTAAACTGCACGCTAGTATTCCAAAGTACAGACTAATGTTTTTGGTGTCGGAGTCTGGAAGTTTACTGAACTTCCAGGGCATGAAAAAGTGGCTCGAAAGCAATCTTGAAGAAAATTCACTGGTGCAAAACGCTGAGTTTGTAATATGCTTGGATTCGATTGGCAGGGTGCTGTCGAATGATAATATCTTTATGCACGTCTCAAAGCCACCGAAAGAAGGAACATCGATGAATGGCTTCTACCGAACGCTGAAAGCCGTTGCCCAACGAAATGGAAATGTGACCGTGGAAGGGGTACATAAGAAAATTAACCTGGCTGATACTCTGCTGGCGTGGGAGCATGAACGTTTCAGTATGAAGCGAATGCCGGCGTTTACTTTATCCAGTTTGAAG TCGCACAAAGATCCTGTGCGCAATACGATTTTTGAAGATGACGACGAGGAGGACCAGCTGGATCGGTTAGAGACAAATGTAAAGATTTTGGCCGAAACACTTGCCAGCTACATATATAATCTCCCGGCGGAGAATGCCGGCGAAATATTCTCCGGATCGATGGCAATCTCGAAAGATAACATCAGACCATGGTTGAATGTACGCTCGAGCCAGCAGAACAATGATCTCAAGTATGCCTTCGAAAAGTACCTCAAAAATGTGAAAGTTACATTCGAAAAACCTGATGCCCGAGAGCCAGATTTTATGCTCTATGACGATCGGGACGCCGTGCTAAACATTTACAATGTTAAGCCAGCCGTTTTCGATCTGTTCCTTACCTTTATGATTGTGGCTTATCTGGCCGTGATCTATTTGGCTATCTTCCATTTCCCGAAATTGTACACTTTCGTTTGTCGTATGACGGTTACCAAAACAAAGGTAAATTAG